The nucleotide window TGGCGGGCAATCTAACGATTGCAGGATCGGTCGCTAACATCATTGTGGTCGAGAGCGCCAAGCCGGATGTCCACATCAGCTTCTGGGATTATTTTCGGGTTGGATTGCCGATTACAGTGGCCACGGTCGTGGTTGGCGCGCTTTGGCTGGCCTATGCGGGCTGAGCAACTTGTGCCAGTCGCCCTTGACACTGACTGTGCTGAAGGCGAGACTCGTTAAAACTCTAGTCGTGGTACACGTTGCATTGCACTATCGATAACTATGTCGGGATCTGCACAACCTGAGGCGCCATTCGCGCCGAGAAAAGAAGTCACCACGCCGGGAGAGTTGGCGGCCAGCGTAGATCTGCCCGCAGGGGGCAATTTCGACGGGCAGGAGCTGGACGCCGCGCTGCAGTTACTGGTGGAGCGCGCGCAATACATCACGGGCGCGACCGGATCGGCGCTGGCGCTTACACACGGTGAGGAAATGGTCTGCCGCGCGAGTGCAGGTTCCTCGGCACCAGGCGTGGGCGCGCGGTTGCAAGTCCGCTCGGGACTGACTGGCGAAAGTATTTCCCGCAAGCAGTTGCTGCGCTGTGATAACGCGGAAACCGATCCGCGTGTGAATCTGGAAACGTGCCGGCAGCTCGGGATCGCATCCATTGTTGTATTGCCTTTGCTGACCCGAAAGGGAGAGGTGCGCGGCCTGTTTGAGTTGTTCTCGGACCACGCCTATGCCTTCGAGGAGCGTGACCTGATTGCTCTCGAGCGCATGGCCGACTTAACCATGACGGCTCTCGATCTGGCGGAGAGGAAGCCGCGTCCGGCGGTTGCTCCGGTGGTGATTCCTGAGCCGGTTCCGGCGCCGCCTCCGACCATGACCGAGGCTCACGAAGAACGAGCGAGTGAAGTGCCGGTTGTGGCGATGGCATCAGACCTGGCGGACACGGCTTCCCATGCCGCGATCGTCGACCAGTCCGTGCCGGTCCCTCCGGCTCTGGACCACCCGCTGGGAACTGCGCAAGTGCACTCCGCCTTATTTCAAGAGACGGTTCCGGAGACTCCGCCAGCTGCGGTGCCCGAGGCGATGCGACGAGTGCAAAAATGTGCCTCCTGTGGATTTCCTGTTTCTGAAGGCCGCTCGCTATGCGTGGACTGCGAGAACAAGCGCCATCTGCACCCTGAGGCAGGAGAGACAGTTGCGCCTGAGTTTATCCCTGCGTTTCTGAACGCGCCGCCGCCCAAGGAATCGTGGGTTACGAACCACGTCAACGTACTGGCCGTGCTGGTACTGATCCTGTCGCTCGTGGTCTTGGTGGTGGTATTCCGCTAGCCGGAGCGAGGACTCAAGAGTGCCTGTTTTCCTTGACATTTCCGCGAGTTAGCCATACATTGCGCATAAGTTGTTTCGACTCTACAGGTGCCCAGAATGAAGAATGTGTATGAGGTTTTAAGGCAAAAAGAACTGGAACTAACCCGGCTCGAAAAGGAAGTCGAAGCCCTGCGGATTGCGGCCCCTTTGCTTTCTGAGGAGCCGAAGGAAACGATGTCTGAGCAGCCGAAGCCGACCCTGACGGCTCCGCAACAACCCATCCGCATCCCGTCGCCGGCCGTGGCCGCAGCGGCTGTGAATGCTGCTCCGCCTCGCGCCGCAGGATGGGAAGACGCTGCCAAGCGCTGGCCATAGATTTTGGATACAAGATCAGGGAGCCCAGGCAAGAGCCTGGGCTTTTTGTTAGCTGCAAACTACAGGGCGTCGTCGCCCCTAGCCCTGTGTCGTGAATGCCAGCGCCAGCAGGGTCTTTTGCTCGACCTCGTGAGCTTTTGCCGACCCCGTCGCCGGACTGGGACTCGCCGACCGCTTCACCGACAAGACAGGCCGGCCGTTTGCGATTCTCCGCAGGCGCGGCAACATGTAGAACAGCGCACCCATATTGGCCGGCTCTTCCTGTACCCAGACGATGTCGCGAGCCGATGAGTGACGTTCCAGCTCCGCGGCCAGCTCTGCTTCGGGGAATGGATACATCTGTTCCACGAAGATGATGGCGGTGTCGAAGTCGTTGCGTTTCTTGCGCTCGACGCGCAGTTCGTGGCCGATCTTTCCAGTGGAGAGAAGAATCCGTTTGGTGTCTCGCACTTCCGTGTCCGGGAACACCGTGAGGAACTTCTGATGCGTCAGATCTTCCAGTGGCGACAACGCATCCGGATGGCGCAACATACTCTTCGGGGTGAACACGATCAGCGGCTTGCGCCACTTGCGCAATCCTTGCCGCCGCAGCAGATGAAAATATTGTCCAGCGTTGGACGGCTGGCAGATCTGGATATTGTCGCGCGCCGCGAGTTGCAGGAAACGTTCAATGCGGGCGCTGGAGTGCTCCGGTCCTTGTCCTTCGTAGCCGTGCGGAAGCAGCAATACGAGGCCAGACAACAATCCCCACTTGTCCTCTCCGGCACACACGAACTGATCGATCACGGCCTGTGCGACGTTGGCGAAATCGCCGAACTGCGCTTCCCACAACACAAGGGCTTCCGGATAGTCGCGGCTGTAACCGTATTCGAATCCCATCACGCCGGCTTCCGAGAGCGTGGAATTGTAGATGTCGCAGCGGGCCTGGTCGGGCGAGATGTGTCGAAGCGGTACGTGTTCCGACTCGTCCTCGGTATCGATTAGCACCGAATGGCGCTGGTTGAAAGTGGCGCGACGCGAGTCCTGGCCGCTGAGCCGGATCGGAATACCTTGCTTCACCAGGCTGGCGAAGGCGAGTGCTTCGGCCATGCCATAGTCGAGCGGCTTCTTGCCAGTGCCCATCTCAACGCGCTGTTCGAGTAACTTCTTCACTTTCGGATGGATGTGAAATCCGTCGGGATACGTGGTCAGACGCTTCGTCAATTCGAACAGTTCTTCTTGTGGAATCCCAGTTGGCGCTTCGTACTCGGCTTTGTAAGGTCCGCCGAAGTAGGTATCCCAATACTTGGGGAGTTCGCGGAGGACCGGTTTCTTGGTGAGCTGTCCGGCGCGTTTTTGCGCTGCTTCGTAGCCGGCTTTAATGGCTTGCACGCGCGCGCCAATATCACCGACACCGATTTCCTTGGCGTAGATTTCCCATAGCGGAGGATGCGCTTTGATGGCCTTGTACATCAGCGGCTGGGTGACGGTTGGATCATCGACCTCGCTATGGCCGTGGCGGCGATAGCCGATCAGGTCGATCACTACGTCGCTGCCAAATTTGTAACGATATTGTGCGGCGATCCGAGCAATACGAAGAACGGCGTCGACATTCTCGCCGTTGACGTGAAAAATCGGAATCGCCTGCCGCCGCGCGAGCTGCGCTGAAAAGCGCGACGAATGTTCTTCGCGAGCGTTGGTCGTAAATCCGACCAGGTTGTTCACAATGATGTGGATCGTGCCCCCGACGGTATAGCCGGCAAGGTCGGCATAGTTCAGAGTCTCGGCGGTAATGCCTTGTCCGGCGAAGGCCGCGTCGCCGTGGACGAGCACGGGAAGATACTTCACTTTGCCGCCGTCTCCCGCGCGGTCCTGCTTGGCGCGAGTGCGGCCGACGGTGACGGGATCGACTGCCTCGAGATGGCTCGGATTGGACGCCAGGTGGATGTGAATCTTCGCTCCACTCTTTGTGACATACTCGCCGGTCGCGCCCATGTGATATTTCACGTCGCCGGACCCGAGCACGCTGCGCGGATCAACATCCTCGAATTCGCCAAAGATCTCTTCCGGTGGACGCTTCGCGATATTGATGATGACGTTCAATCGTCCACGATGGCTCATCCCCATGACGAGTTCGACAGCGCCATGTTCTCCGGCCACGTCGAGGACTTCGTCCAACAGCGGCAGGAGAGAAGTGTTGCCTTCGAGCGAAAATCGCTTGTTCCCGAGATAGCGCGCCTGCAGCGTCTGCTCAAACAGGTCGGCCTGGATCAGCAGGTCGAGCGCAAGTTCATGTTCGACATGCTCGGGCTCGCCTTCCAGCCGTTCCTGGATCCAGCGCCTGCGCTCTGGATCGGCGATATGCATGAATTCCGCGCCCACGCTTCCGCAATAGATGCGGCGCGCGTCCCGGGCCCATTCATTGTCGATCTGGAGGTCGGGGTGCGGTTGCGGAGGCAATAGTCCCAAGGGGTTAAGTTCTGCTTCCAGGTATCCCCACTGGCGGAACAGTTCGTAAACCCGTTCCCGTTCAAGCGTTTCCACGGTTCCGGCAGCCGCGCCGCCACGAGCTTTATTTTGCGTAGAAGTAGCCATAAAAGTTCTTCTCTATAGGATAACGGATGTGCGGAAATCTGTGGCCGATTAAGCTCCACCGGGCCAAACAAAAGGATGTGTTTGCGGTCACTGTGGTGCACAATGCTCAGGTTTACAAATAGAGGGTAGAGGTGATTCCATGCCATCGCTTCCTGCGACTGCTAAGCCGGATACACCCGTTCTTCTTGGAATCCCATTCGACGCGAACTCTTCCTGGCTCAGGGGAGCGGCCGGAGCGCCGCCGATTATCCGCGTTTCTTTTCGGTCTGATTCGTCGAACTCCTGGACCGAGACTGGAGTCGATCTTGGTGCCGAGGGTGCGTACTGCGATGCTGGCGATCTCAAGTTCACTTTCCAGGAACCCTTTGCCGCGATCGAAAAGAAGGTCGGCGAGCTTCTGGACAAAGGCCTGCGCGTAATTTCGTTGGGCGGCGACCACTCCATCGCGTTGCCGATCTTGTGCGCGTATGGCAAGCGTATGCCGGGGCTGACCGTCATTCAATTTGACGCGCACCCCGATCTGTACGACGAACTGGAAGGCAACCGCCTGTCCCACGCTTGCCCGTTTGCCCGCGTTATGGAAGATGGTTGGGCGAAACGCCTGATCCAGGTAGGGATCCGCACCCTGAATGGACACCAGCGCGAACAGGTAAAGAAGTTCGGTGTCGAAGTGATTGAGATGCGTCACCTGCCCGCGCTCGACCGGATGAAGATCGATGGTCCGGTTTACATTTCTTTTGACATGGACGCGCTCGATCCGGCTTTCGCTCCCGGCATCTCACACCGCGAACCGGGCGGGATGTCGGTTCGCGATGCACTCATGCATATTCAGGCGATCACCGGAAAGATCGTGGGCGCCGACATCGTCGAATACAATCCAGCGCAGGACCACACGCAGATCACCGCCATGGTCGCAGCAAAGCTGCTGAAGGAAATCATGGGGAAAATGATTGGCGGGTAGAGGGCGCGTGGATAGCAAACAACTTTTTAACTCTGTCATCCCGAACGAAGTGAGGGATCTGCAGAGGCCGGCAGAATACAGATCCCTCGCGTCGCTCGGGATGACAGAACTTAATGTAATTTAGATAGTCATGCCCGAACTCAACAACGCCCGCGACCACCTTGCGAATGAACGCACGTTCCTGGCGTGGATCCGCACCGGCGTTGCCACCATCGTGTTTGGATTTGCGGTGGGCCGTTTTTCGATCGCGCTCCAGGAATTTCTCCAGTTTGAAGGTAAGAAAGTTTCCACTCCCGGACTGACAGCGTGGCTGGGAATGATCTCGATTGTGGCCGGCGTGCTGCTGATTTTTGCCGGCCTGTACCGTTACCGGCAGACGCGTCAGCAAATCGATACGGACTCGTTTAAGCCCGCCGGAACGATCATCGACCTGGTGGCGGTTTTGCTGGCCGTGTTTGGGATCGTGCTGGCGGGATATCTGGCGTGGATCAAGATTGCTCAGGGATAACGCAACCACTATGGCAAATCAAAACGAAAAAGAACTGGCAGGACGTGCGGCCGCGAAATTGGTCGTGGATGGAACCATCGTAGGGCTCGGTACCGGATCGACCGCATATTTCGCAGTTGTCGCGTTGGGTGAACGAGTCAAGGATGGACTCAAAATCATTGGCATTCCCACGTCAGTCGCGACCGGCGAATTGGCTCGCGCTGTCGGCATTCCACTCTCGACGCTCGACCAACATCCGGAGATCGACATC belongs to Acidobacteriota bacterium and includes:
- a CDS encoding GAF domain-containing protein gives rise to the protein MSGSAQPEAPFAPRKEVTTPGELAASVDLPAGGNFDGQELDAALQLLVERAQYITGATGSALALTHGEEMVCRASAGSSAPGVGARLQVRSGLTGESISRKQLLRCDNAETDPRVNLETCRQLGIASIVVLPLLTRKGEVRGLFELFSDHAYAFEERDLIALERMADLTMTALDLAERKPRPAVAPVVIPEPVPAPPPTMTEAHEERASEVPVVAMASDLADTASHAAIVDQSVPVPPALDHPLGTAQVHSALFQETVPETPPAAVPEAMRRVQKCASCGFPVSEGRSLCVDCENKRHLHPEAGETVAPEFIPAFLNAPPPKESWVTNHVNVLAVLVLILSLVVLVVVFR
- a CDS encoding 2-oxoglutarate dehydrogenase E1 component, yielding MATSTQNKARGGAAAGTVETLERERVYELFRQWGYLEAELNPLGLLPPQPHPDLQIDNEWARDARRIYCGSVGAEFMHIADPERRRWIQERLEGEPEHVEHELALDLLIQADLFEQTLQARYLGNKRFSLEGNTSLLPLLDEVLDVAGEHGAVELVMGMSHRGRLNVIINIAKRPPEEIFGEFEDVDPRSVLGSGDVKYHMGATGEYVTKSGAKIHIHLASNPSHLEAVDPVTVGRTRAKQDRAGDGGKVKYLPVLVHGDAAFAGQGITAETLNYADLAGYTVGGTIHIIVNNLVGFTTNAREEHSSRFSAQLARRQAIPIFHVNGENVDAVLRIARIAAQYRYKFGSDVVIDLIGYRRHGHSEVDDPTVTQPLMYKAIKAHPPLWEIYAKEIGVGDIGARVQAIKAGYEAAQKRAGQLTKKPVLRELPKYWDTYFGGPYKAEYEAPTGIPQEELFELTKRLTTYPDGFHIHPKVKKLLEQRVEMGTGKKPLDYGMAEALAFASLVKQGIPIRLSGQDSRRATFNQRHSVLIDTEDESEHVPLRHISPDQARCDIYNSTLSEAGVMGFEYGYSRDYPEALVLWEAQFGDFANVAQAVIDQFVCAGEDKWGLLSGLVLLLPHGYEGQGPEHSSARIERFLQLAARDNIQICQPSNAGQYFHLLRRQGLRKWRKPLIVFTPKSMLRHPDALSPLEDLTHQKFLTVFPDTEVRDTKRILLSTGKIGHELRVERKKRNDFDTAIIFVEQMYPFPEAELAAELERHSSARDIVWVQEEPANMGALFYMLPRLRRIANGRPVLSVKRSASPSPATGSAKAHEVEQKTLLALAFTTQG
- the speB gene encoding agmatinase: MPSLPATAKPDTPVLLGIPFDANSSWLRGAAGAPPIIRVSFRSDSSNSWTETGVDLGAEGAYCDAGDLKFTFQEPFAAIEKKVGELLDKGLRVISLGGDHSIALPILCAYGKRMPGLTVIQFDAHPDLYDELEGNRLSHACPFARVMEDGWAKRLIQVGIRTLNGHQREQVKKFGVEVIEMRHLPALDRMKIDGPVYISFDMDALDPAFAPGISHREPGGMSVRDALMHIQAITGKIVGADIVEYNPAQDHTQITAMVAAKLLKEIMGKMIGG
- a CDS encoding DUF202 domain-containing protein, whose amino-acid sequence is MPELNNARDHLANERTFLAWIRTGVATIVFGFAVGRFSIALQEFLQFEGKKVSTPGLTAWLGMISIVAGVLLIFAGLYRYRQTRQQIDTDSFKPAGTIIDLVAVLLAVFGIVLAGYLAWIKIAQG